A stretch of the Pelmatolapia mariae isolate MD_Pm_ZW linkage group LG23, Pm_UMD_F_2, whole genome shotgun sequence genome encodes the following:
- the LOC134621419 gene encoding claudin-7-like, which produces MAASGLQLLGFFLSLVGVGATAAATVMVDWKKLVQEHHRSYEGLWMSCGGVQDRATCEIYHSFIKLPDEIQATRIALPLSLFLSALAMLVSTVGMKCTHFMDGASQSKSVTAMIGGIMFMLSGLLTIIITSWFVKVVLQNFYHSPPLIRSEFGNAVFVSWGGGLLTLTGGAFLSCRRCTTMSSMSISSSRLLPTSDPKSNYV; this is translated from the exons ATGGCCGCATCTGGATTACAGCTGCTCGGATTTTTTCTCTCCCTGGTCGGAGTCGGTGCGACTGCTGCCGCCACTGTTATGGTGGACTGGAAGAAGCTGGTCCAGGAACACCACCGCTCCTATGAGGGCTTATGGATGTCCTGTGGTGGAGTCCAAGACAGAGCCACCTGTGAAATTTACCATTCCTTTATCAAActgccag ATGAGATTCAAGCAACCAGGATAGCGTTGCCACTCAGCCTCTTCCTCTCTGCTCTGGCAATGCTCGTCTCCACAGTGGGGATGAAGTGCACCCACTTCATGGACGGTGCCTCGCAGAGCAAATCTGTGACAGCGATGATCGGAGGAATCATGTTCATGCTCTCAG GTTTATTgaccatcatcatcacctcCTGGTTTGTCAAAGTTGTTCTTCAGAACTTTTATCATTCGCCTCCTCTAATCAG ATCTGAGTTTGGTAATGCCGTGTTTGTGAGCTGGGGCGGTGGACTCCTCACTCTGACTGGCGGTGCTTTCCTGAGCTGTCGGAGATGCACGACCATGTCCTCAATGTCCATAAGCTCCAGCCGCCTGCTTCCCACCAGTGATCCAAAGTCCAACTACGTCTAG